Genomic window (Fusobacterium perfoetens):
TTAGTAAAGATAATTTATCTTTCATTTTTCCTCCCACTAAAATTAATCCAAATTTTTATGTGTAAATTTTATTTTTTTATCTTTTTCTATTTCTATAACTCCGTAGCTGTTATTAAGTATCGCTCCCGGATTAAACAGAGTTATAACTTTATCTTCATCACTGCCATTACGGCGTGTGAAAGTATCTACGCAATCCGGATTGTGGGTATGACCAAAGACAATAATATCTGCTTTCTCCTCATATCCTTTTTCCTCTATATGCGAATAGTCCCTTTTAACTCCATAAATATGACCATGAGTCAGAAAGATTCTTACTCCTTCTAACTCAACAGTCATTTCATCTTTTGTTTTATAATCATCATAGTCACAATTTCCCCGAACAATAAAAAATTTTATTTCCGGAAAAATAAGTTCCATCTCTAAAGCATCTCCTGAGCAATCTCCTGAGAACAATACAACATCAGGCTTTTCCCATTTACATGCCTTATAAAATCTTTCAAAACACCCATGAGTGTCTGATACAGCTAATATTTTCATAAGCTACCTGTCCTGTATTTATTAAACTGAAATTTATACTTTTTTAAGCTATAAACAGAGTTGTTTCTACATCCTCCATTATTTTTACACCTATTTTTTTAGTTATTTTTTCAAACATGTAAGAATTACTTAAGTTACCCATAATAAGAATATCTTCTTCCTTACATATCTTCAAGAATTCATCTGAATCAGCTTTCATTATTTGTTTAGAAACAAGTTTTATTCCTTTTCCTTTTATAAATTCATTCAAATAATTTTCATGAACTTCATCATCGTCATGGTCATGCTGTTGAGGATCTATAAGCTCAAGTGATGTAATTTCATCCACATGAGTAAAAATATTTATGAATCTTTGGAAACTCTTATTTACTTTTGTTCCATCGTCATTTGAAATTGCCACTTTATCAAGCTTTAAAACTTTATCTCTCACAACTATAATAGGCTTAAAGAAACGCTTTAAAATAGCAATTAAATCTTCAGAAAATTTATCTTCTTTCTCTATAAGAAGAATATCTGATTTTTTTAATTCCTCTATTACAATTTCAGGAGTTATACCAAATTTTACTTCAAGTTCAGCATCAACACCTCTTTCTGCTAATTGTTCTTTTATATTTGCAATTTCATGTTCCTCATAACGATTCCATTCTTCATTTATTCCTGCAATCATAGGTTCAAGCATTATTCCATCAACTGCATTTGGAAGAAATTCCTTTTTTCTCACATCTCTTACATGAAGAGGTCTGATTGAAAAGCCAAAATTATCTCTTAAATAAATAGCACTATCAATAAGATTTTCTCTATTATAACCATTCCCTAATACTAAAAGTACATTTCTTTCCATAAACACCACGTCCTTTTTTAGTTTTCGTCTGAGTCATCTAGTTCCTGCTCACTTTCATACTGCATCTGCTCCTCATCTTCGCTTTCAAAAGTGTTCAGGTATTTATTTTCAAAATCGTCATTTTCAGATGATTTTTTATTGGTATTTTCTGTTTTATCTATTTCTTCACTTTTATCATCGGAAAGTATTTTTTCTTCATCTTTTTCATTTTTTACTTTTGCTATCGCCACAACCTTTTCATCATCTGAAGTTCTCATTATTTTAACTCCCTGAGCTGCTCTTCCATAAACAGAAACGGACTCTACAGGTGTTCTTATAACTACTCCTGACGAAGTAATTGCCATAAGTTCTTCATCTTCTCTTACTGGTTTAACTTCTACAATATTTCCAGTTTTGTCACTGCATTTAAGGTTTATTACACCTTTTCCACCTCTTCCTTGAAGTGGATATTCATTTACTCTTGTTCTCTTACCAAATCCATTTTCTGTTACAGTAAGAATTGTTTCTTCATCTCCATTTTTTATAAGAAGTCCTGATACAACACTATCTCCATGTCTTAATGTAATACCTTTTACCCCAGTGGCATTTCTTGACATGCTTCTTACTTCATTTGTTCTTATTCTTATAGAATATCCATGTTTAGTTGCTATAAATAACTGGTCATCTTCAGAAGTTACTACACCTACAAATATTAAATCATCATCTTCTCTTAATTTTACAGCTTTTAATCCTCCACTATGAATATTCTGGAATTCCATAAGATTTGTTTTCTTAACAGTTCCGTCTTGAGTAAGGAACAGAATTTCTTTATTTCTTGTAAATTCTC
Coding sequences:
- a CDS encoding YfcE family phosphodiesterase, with amino-acid sequence MKILAVSDTHGCFERFYKACKWEKPDVVLFSGDCSGDALEMELIFPEIKFFIVRGNCDYDDYKTKDEMTVELEGVRIFLTHGHIYGVKRDYSHIEEKGYEEKADIIVFGHTHNPDCVDTFTRRNGSDEDKVITLFNPGAILNNSYGVIEIEKDKKIKFTHKNLD